One segment of Cynocephalus volans isolate mCynVol1 chromosome 8, mCynVol1.pri, whole genome shotgun sequence DNA contains the following:
- the LOC134383304 gene encoding major histocompatibility complex class I-related gene protein-like encodes WIVCAAKHLPPSLRYFRLGVSDPGHGVPEFVSVGYVDSHPITTYDSVTRQKQPRAPWMAEKLAPDHWDRYTQLLRGWQQTFQVELRHLQQRYNHSGFHTYQRMIGCELLEDGSTTGFLQYAYDGQDFIIFNKDTLSWMAVDHVAHITKQAWEAKPHELQYQKNWLEKECIAWLKRFLEYGKDTLQRTGKEKTPCSCSPRTTGVTRHFL; translated from the exons TGGATCGTCTGTGCCGCTAaacacctgcctccttctctGAGGTATTTTCGCCTGGGCGTGTCAGACCCTGGTCATGGGGTCCCTGAATTTGTTTCAGTTGGGTACGTGGACTCTCACCCTATCACCACGTATGACAGTGTCACTCGGCAGAAGCAGCCACGGGCACCATGGATGGCGGAGAAGCTGGCGCCTGACCACTGGGACAGGTACACGCAGCTGCTGAGGGGCTGGCAGCAGACATTCCAGGTGGAGCTGAGGCACCTGCAGCAGCGCTACAATCACTCAG GGTTTCACACTTACCAGAGGATGATTGGCTGTGAGCTGCTGGAGGACGGAAGCACCACGGGGTTTCTCCAGTATGCATATGATGGACAGGATTTCATTATCTTCAACAAAGACACCCTCTCCTGGATGGCTGTGGATCATGTGGCCCACATCACCAAGCAGGCATGGGAGGCCAAACCGCATGAATTACAATACCAAAAGAACTGGCTAGAAAAAGAATGTATTGCCTGGCTAAAGAGATTCCTGGAGTACGGGAAggatacactgcagaggacaggTAAAGAGAAAACACCTTGTTCCTGCAGCCCCAGAACAACTGGTGTTACACGTCACTTCCTCTGA